In one Rhizobium leguminosarum genomic region, the following are encoded:
- a CDS encoding IclR family transcriptional regulator, whose protein sequence is MELDGKTSPAVYTEDEAHADDVAGKGVRRARVSGIDRALQVIDHLYETGSPAGVYAIAKAVKAPLSTVYVIVDDLVEKNMLTRQADGSIWLGARLYHYGLAYARSLDFMSIATHEMHDLCRQAGETVQVCGRDGDYMLVLAMADGPSHFQVASRVGTRVPLNWTASGRLLAGHLPEEERIELFKRCARSSPTGRAEIDPSTLSEAAGKAFEARLSIQAGESDYAVACIASPICDRDGQCVATISIVLPEQKAFSDENHYTAHVRSSAERIEKLMGWRNR, encoded by the coding sequence ATGGAATTGGACGGAAAGACATCACCCGCAGTTTACACCGAAGATGAGGCCCATGCCGACGACGTCGCCGGCAAGGGTGTGCGTCGCGCCCGCGTCAGCGGCATCGACCGTGCGCTTCAAGTGATCGATCATCTTTATGAGACCGGCTCGCCTGCCGGCGTCTATGCGATCGCCAAGGCGGTGAAGGCGCCGCTGTCGACCGTTTACGTCATCGTCGACGATCTGGTCGAGAAGAACATGCTGACGCGCCAGGCGGACGGCTCGATCTGGCTCGGCGCCCGGCTCTATCATTACGGTCTTGCCTATGCCCGCTCGTTGGATTTCATGAGCATCGCCACCCACGAGATGCACGATCTCTGTCGCCAGGCCGGCGAAACCGTGCAGGTCTGCGGCCGCGACGGCGATTATATGCTGGTGCTTGCCATGGCCGACGGCCCGAGCCACTTCCAGGTGGCGTCGCGCGTCGGCACCCGGGTGCCGCTGAACTGGACGGCGTCGGGCCGCCTGCTCGCCGGCCACCTGCCGGAGGAGGAGCGCATCGAGTTGTTCAAGCGCTGCGCCCGCTCGTCACCGACCGGCCGCGCCGAGATCGATCCGAGCACCCTGTCGGAAGCCGCCGGCAAGGCCTTCGAGGCGCGCTTGTCGATCCAGGCGGGGGAATCCGATTATGCAGTCGCCTGCATCGCCTCGCCGATCTGCGATCGCGACGGCCAGTGCGTCGCCACCATTTCCATCGTGCTGCCGGAACAGAAGGCCTTTTCCGACGAAAATCACTATACTGCGCATGTGCGCAGTTCGGCGGAGCGGATCGAAAAGCTGATGGGCTGGCGCAACCGCTGA
- a CDS encoding SDR family oxidoreductase encodes MTNYPTPPFPSQKQPMPGFTAQMDPVPYHGEKSYRGSERLMGKRAIITGGDSGIGRAVAIAYAREGADLLISYLDEDEDADETKRLVEQAGRKAVLVSGDIQDPAHCRQIVETAVKELGGIDILVNNAAHQASFKSIDEISDEEWELTFKVNIHSMFYLTKAAVAHMKPGSAIINTASINSDSPNPTLLAYATTKGAIQNFTAGLAQLLAEKGIRANAVAPGPIWTPLIPSTLPEESVSNFGKQVPMKRPGQPAELATTYVMLADPLSSYVSGATIAVTGGKPIL; translated from the coding sequence ATGACGAATTATCCGACACCGCCTTTCCCGTCCCAGAAACAGCCGATGCCAGGTTTCACGGCACAGATGGACCCGGTTCCCTACCATGGCGAAAAGAGCTATCGCGGTTCCGAGCGGCTGATGGGCAAGCGGGCGATCATCACCGGCGGCGATAGCGGCATCGGCCGGGCAGTGGCGATCGCCTATGCAAGGGAAGGCGCCGATCTGCTAATCTCCTATCTCGACGAGGACGAGGACGCCGACGAGACGAAACGGCTGGTCGAGCAGGCTGGGCGCAAGGCTGTGCTCGTCAGCGGCGACATTCAGGATCCCGCCCATTGCAGGCAGATCGTCGAGACGGCGGTCAAGGAACTCGGCGGGATCGATATTCTGGTCAACAACGCCGCCCATCAGGCGAGTTTCAAGAGCATCGATGAGATCAGCGACGAGGAGTGGGAACTGACCTTCAAGGTCAATATCCATTCGATGTTCTATCTGACCAAGGCAGCCGTCGCCCATATGAAGCCCGGCAGCGCCATCATCAACACGGCCTCGATCAATTCCGACAGTCCGAACCCGACACTGCTTGCCTATGCGACAACCAAGGGCGCGATCCAGAATTTCACCGCCGGGCTCGCCCAGCTTCTGGCCGAGAAAGGCATCCGCGCCAATGCCGTGGCGCCGGGGCCGATCTGGACGCCGCTCATCCCCTCGACGCTGCCAGAGGAAAGCGTCAGCAATTTCGGCAAGCAAGTGCCGATGAAACGGCCGGGCCAGCCTGCCGAGCTGGCAACGACCTATGTGATGTTGGCCGATCCCTTGTCGAGCTATGTCTCCGGCGCGACAATCGCGGTCACCGGCGGCAAGCCGATCCTCTAA